In Stenotrophomonas sp. 610A2, one DNA window encodes the following:
- the ggt gene encoding gamma-glutamyltransferase yields MLRNVLFLALFAMPAAAIAADRVTGHEFATRSEVIAPHAMAATSQPLATQIALDVMKGGGSAMDAAIAANAALGLMEPTGNGIGGDLFAIVWDPKAQKLFGYNGSGRSPRSLTLAELQRRGLKEIPATGPLPVSVPGAVDGWFALHERFGRKPMAENLAPAIAYARNGHPVSEVIAYYWDRSVPKLSQYPGFKEQFTIEGHAPRKGQMWRNPNLADTLQQIADGGRDAFYKGAIARTIGDYFKANGGYLSYEDMAAHQGEWVEPVSSNYRGYDVWELPPNSQGIAALQILNVLEGYDFSKIPFGSPEHIHLFVEAKKLAFADRARFYADPAFSPAPVQRLISKDYAAQRRSLISMDKALKEVQPGTPRQLEEGDTIYMTVADADGMMVSLIQSNYRGMGSGMAPPGLGFILQDRGEMFVLQKDHPNGYAPGKRPFQTIIPAFITKDGKPFASFGVMGGAMQPQGHAQIVMNLVDFGMNLQEAGDAPRIQHEGSTEPTGQATAMRDGGEINLETGFAYETVRSLMRKGHRVVFADGPYGGYQAIMRDPESGVYYGASESRKDGQAAGY; encoded by the coding sequence ATGCTGCGTAATGTCCTGTTTCTAGCTTTGTTTGCGATGCCTGCTGCAGCGATTGCCGCAGACCGTGTTACCGGTCACGAATTCGCGACCCGTTCGGAAGTCATCGCGCCGCATGCGATGGCGGCAACCTCGCAGCCTTTGGCCACCCAGATCGCGCTGGACGTGATGAAAGGCGGCGGTTCGGCGATGGATGCCGCCATCGCTGCCAACGCCGCGCTGGGCTTGATGGAGCCGACCGGCAACGGCATTGGCGGTGATCTGTTCGCGATTGTCTGGGACCCGAAGGCGCAGAAGCTGTTCGGCTACAACGGTTCGGGCCGCTCGCCGCGCTCGCTGACACTTGCCGAGTTGCAACGCCGTGGTTTGAAGGAGATTCCTGCGACTGGACCACTGCCGGTGTCGGTGCCCGGCGCGGTCGATGGTTGGTTTGCCCTGCACGAACGCTTCGGCCGCAAGCCGATGGCCGAGAATCTTGCGCCGGCCATCGCCTATGCGCGCAATGGGCATCCGGTGTCCGAGGTGATTGCGTACTACTGGGACCGTTCGGTGCCCAAGCTGTCGCAGTACCCGGGCTTCAAGGAGCAGTTCACCATTGAAGGCCACGCGCCACGCAAGGGGCAGATGTGGCGCAACCCGAATCTCGCGGATACCTTGCAGCAGATTGCCGATGGCGGCCGCGATGCGTTCTACAAAGGCGCGATCGCACGCACTATTGGTGACTACTTCAAGGCCAATGGCGGCTACCTGAGCTACGAGGACATGGCCGCGCACCAGGGCGAGTGGGTGGAGCCGGTCAGCAGCAATTACCGTGGCTACGATGTGTGGGAGCTGCCGCCGAACAGCCAGGGCATTGCCGCGCTGCAGATCCTCAATGTGCTGGAGGGCTATGACTTCTCGAAGATTCCATTTGGCTCGCCCGAGCACATCCATCTGTTCGTCGAAGCCAAGAAGCTCGCCTTCGCCGACCGCGCCCGTTTCTATGCAGACCCGGCATTCTCGCCGGCACCGGTACAGCGGCTGATTTCCAAGGACTACGCAGCGCAGCGCCGCAGCCTGATCTCGATGGACAAGGCCTTGAAGGAAGTACAGCCGGGTACGCCAAGGCAGTTGGAGGAGGGCGACACCATCTACATGACCGTGGCTGACGCCGACGGCATGATGGTGTCGCTGATCCAGTCCAATTACCGTGGCATGGGCAGTGGCATGGCACCGCCGGGCTTGGGCTTCATCTTGCAGGACCGTGGCGAGATGTTCGTGCTGCAGAAAGATCATCCCAATGGCTATGCGCCGGGCAAGCGTCCCTTCCAGACCATCATTCCCGCCTTCATCACCAAGGATGGCAAACCGTTCGCCAGCTTCGGCGTGATGGGCGGTGCGATGCAGCCGCAGGGGCATGCGCAGATCGTTATGAACCTGGTCGACTTCGGCATGAACCTGCAGGAAGCCGGCGACGCACCGCGGATCCAGCATGAAGGCTCCACCGAACCGACCGGACAGGCCACGGCGATGCGCGATGGCGGAGAGATCAATCTGGAAACCGGCTTTGCGTACGAGACAGTGCGCAGTTTGATGCGCAAGGGGCATCGCGTGGTGTTTGCCGACGGCCCCTATGGTGGCTACCAGGCGATCATGCGCGACCCTGAGAGTGGGGTTTACTACGGGGCTTCGGAGAGTCGCAAGGATGGGCAGGCGGCGGGGTACTGA
- a CDS encoding prepilin-type N-terminal cleavage/methylation domain-containing protein, which produces MQMRSKRRQGGFTLVEMAVVLVIIGVIIGAVMIGRDVQRNAEYTRIKQKFMDQWVVAYNTYSQRTGAPVGDNQAAPRLMVNGAKHGTGVASGATISGGDMSNTQSPGALCQGNLPAGVTPAATGTDLRDIMRKAGITLPPGRGDGFEDRYAYLDTNGNPQEVQVCFQWNPPGTGSGSGNVMVVTGLTPDLARSLDQMVDGKSDPKAGAFRQAGITARTANSTANSSATAGSEEWEGNNTQSASAGQGSAATVGQNTDTEQVLTLTAHYKMNQ; this is translated from the coding sequence ATGCAAATGCGATCCAAGCGCCGCCAGGGCGGCTTCACTCTGGTCGAAATGGCCGTGGTGCTGGTCATCATCGGCGTGATCATCGGTGCGGTGATGATCGGCCGTGACGTCCAGCGCAACGCCGAGTACACGCGTATCAAGCAGAAATTCATGGACCAGTGGGTGGTCGCCTACAACACCTACAGCCAACGTACCGGAGCCCCGGTCGGTGACAACCAGGCCGCACCACGCTTGATGGTGAATGGTGCCAAGCACGGCACCGGCGTCGCATCGGGCGCTACCATTTCCGGCGGCGACATGAGCAACACGCAGTCGCCGGGCGCGCTGTGCCAGGGCAACCTGCCTGCCGGCGTCACTCCGGCAGCAACCGGTACCGACCTGCGCGACATCATGCGCAAGGCCGGCATCACCTTGCCGCCTGGCCGTGGCGATGGTTTTGAGGACCGCTACGCCTACCTGGACACCAACGGCAACCCGCAGGAAGTGCAGGTCTGCTTCCAGTGGAATCCGCCGGGCACCGGCTCGGGCTCGGGCAACGTCATGGTCGTTACCGGCCTGACCCCGGATCTGGCGCGTTCGCTGGACCAGATGGTCGACGGCAAGTCCGATCCGAAGGCCGGCGCCTTCCGCCAGGCAGGCATCACCGCGCGTACCGCCAACAGCACCGCCAACAGCAGTGCCACCGCCGGCAGCGAAGAGTGGGAAGGCAACAACACCCAGTCCGCAAGTGCAGGCCAGGGCAGCGCCGCAACGGTAGGTCAGAACACCGACACCGAGCAGGTGCTGACGCTGACCGCCCACTACAAGATGAACCAGTAA
- the thiC gene encoding phosphomethylpyrimidine synthase ThiC codes for MNAQPSLQQQAQQLSESVTRPIPGSRKIFVAGSQPDLQVPMREIALTRTPTLFGGEENQPVTVYDTSGPYTDPNANIDLAAGLAAVRARWIEARGDTEQLQGLSSQFGRGRQHDRKLDAVRFPGRTLPRRAVAGANVTQMHYARRGIVTPEMEYVAIRENQRLEVVRDAGLRAQHPGQSFGANIQQIITPEFVRDEIARGRAVLPNNINHPESEPMIIGRNFLTKINANIGNSAVSSGIAEEVEKLVWAIRWGGDTVMDLSTGKHIHETREWIVRNSPVPIGTVPIYQALEKVDGRAEELNWEIFRDTLIEQAEQGVDYFTIHAGVLLRHVPLTAKRVTGIVSRGGSIMAKWCLAHHKENFLYTRFEDICDIMKAYDVSFSLGDGLRPGCIADANDAAQFGELEALGELTKIAWKHDVQTIIEGPGHVPMQLIKQNMDKQLQECGEAPFYTLGPLTTDIAPGYDHITSAIGAAMIGWYGTAMLCYVTPKEHLGLPNRQDVRDGIMAYKIAAHAADLAKGHPGAQVRDNALSKARFEFRWEDQFNLGLDPEKAKEFHDETLPKDAHKLAHFCSMCGPHFCSMKITQDVREYAAEQGVEEAQALAAGMAEKSAQFREQGAQVYRVE; via the coding sequence ATGAACGCACAGCCCAGCCTGCAGCAGCAGGCCCAGCAACTCTCCGAATCCGTGACCCGGCCAATTCCCGGTTCGCGCAAGATATTCGTCGCTGGCTCGCAGCCCGATCTGCAGGTACCGATGCGTGAGATCGCGCTGACCCGCACACCAACCCTGTTTGGCGGCGAGGAGAATCAGCCCGTCACCGTCTACGACACCTCCGGTCCCTATACCGATCCGAATGCCAACATCGATCTGGCCGCGGGCCTGGCGGCGGTGCGTGCGCGCTGGATCGAGGCGCGTGGTGATACCGAACAGCTGCAGGGCTTGAGTTCGCAGTTCGGGCGTGGCCGACAGCACGATCGCAAACTCGACGCGGTGCGTTTCCCGGGCCGTACCTTGCCACGCAGGGCGGTTGCCGGCGCCAACGTGACCCAGATGCATTACGCGCGGCGCGGCATCGTTACCCCGGAGATGGAGTACGTCGCCATCCGCGAGAACCAGCGGCTGGAAGTGGTGCGTGACGCCGGGTTGCGTGCACAGCATCCCGGGCAGAGTTTCGGTGCCAACATCCAGCAGATCATCACCCCGGAGTTCGTGCGCGATGAGATTGCGCGCGGTCGCGCGGTATTGCCGAACAACATCAATCATCCGGAGAGCGAGCCGATGATCATCGGCCGCAACTTCCTGACCAAGATCAACGCCAACATCGGCAACAGCGCGGTTTCTTCCGGTATCGCCGAGGAAGTGGAGAAGCTGGTGTGGGCGATCCGTTGGGGTGGCGACACGGTGATGGATCTGTCCACCGGCAAGCACATCCATGAAACCCGTGAATGGATCGTGCGCAATTCGCCGGTGCCGATTGGTACGGTGCCGATCTACCAGGCGCTGGAGAAGGTGGACGGGCGTGCCGAAGAGCTCAATTGGGAGATCTTCCGCGACACCCTGATCGAACAGGCCGAGCAGGGCGTGGATTACTTCACCATCCATGCAGGCGTGCTGCTGCGGCATGTGCCGCTGACCGCGAAGCGCGTTACCGGCATCGTGTCGCGTGGCGGCTCGATCATGGCCAAGTGGTGTCTGGCGCATCACAAGGAAAACTTCCTCTATACGCGCTTCGAGGATATCTGCGACATCATGAAGGCCTACGACGTGTCCTTCAGTCTCGGTGACGGCCTGCGACCGGGTTGCATCGCCGATGCCAATGACGCGGCGCAGTTCGGTGAGCTGGAGGCGCTAGGTGAGTTGACGAAGATCGCCTGGAAGCACGACGTGCAGACCATCATCGAAGGGCCCGGCCACGTGCCGATGCAGCTGATCAAGCAGAACATGGACAAGCAGCTGCAGGAATGCGGTGAGGCACCGTTCTATACCTTGGGGCCGCTGACCACCGATATCGCGCCTGGCTACGATCACATCACCAGTGCGATTGGTGCCGCGATGATTGGCTGGTATGGCACCGCGATGCTCTGCTACGTGACACCAAAGGAACACCTGGGTCTGCCGAACCGACAGGACGTACGTGACGGCATCATGGCCTACAAGATCGCTGCGCATGCCGCCGATCTGGCCAAGGGCCATCCGGGCGCGCAGGTCCGCGACAATGCACTGAGCAAGGCACGCTTCGAGTTCCGTTGGGAAGACCAGTTCAACCTTGGTCTGGATCCGGAGAAGGCCAAGGAATTCCACGATGAGACCCTGCCCAAGGATGCGCACAAGCTGGCCCATTTCTGTTCGATGTGCGGCCCGCACTTCTGCTCGATGAAGATCACCCAGGACGTGCGTGAGTACGCCGCTGAGCAGGGCGTGGAGGAAGCGCAGGCGCTGGCGGCGGGCATGGCCGAGAAGTCGGCGCAGTTCCGTGAGCAAGGCGCGCAGGTGTATCGCGTCGAATAG